A DNA window from Pseudorasbora parva isolate DD20220531a chromosome 19, ASM2467924v1, whole genome shotgun sequence contains the following coding sequences:
- the cckb gene encoding cholecystokinin: protein MNSGVCMCVILAALSASCLGRPRSSSSETDDSPLPSQVDASLSGHHRVVRSSSLTLKQQPAGDTDPDTRANLSELLAKLISKKGSVRRNSSMNNRANSINHRIKDRDYVGWMDFGRRSAEEYEYSS from the exons ATGAACAGCGgggtgtgcatgtgtgtgatcCTGGCTGCGCTTTCTGCCTCCTGTTTGGGTCGGCCCCGCTCCTCGTCCTCTGAGACTGATGACAGCCCTCTCCCCTCGCAGGTGGATGCCAGTTTAAGCGGGCACCACCGGGTCGTCCGCTCCAGCAGCCTCACCCTCAAACAGCAGCCAGCAGGCGACACAGACCCAGACACCCGTGCCAACCTCAGCGAACTGCTGGCCAAACTCATCTCTAAAAAAG GCTCTGTTCGTCGCAACTCCTCCATGAACAACAGAGCAAACAGCATTAACCACCGGATAAAAGATCGAGATTATGTGGGATGGATGGATTTTGGCCGCCGGAGCGCTGAGGAATATGAATACTCATCATAA